In Apium graveolens cultivar Ventura chromosome 10, ASM990537v1, whole genome shotgun sequence, the following are encoded in one genomic region:
- the LOC141690968 gene encoding uncharacterized protein LOC141690968, protein MGSQHEAVLLGSIPLEIQEIPTIPEVEVMQVDEAPKETWIMPILVYIHKGTLPEDKFKARRLHYQVARYVVYDEVLYKRGFNQPLLRCVDEEEGNYILREVHEGIYGNQSGGNSLAMKVLRQGYH, encoded by the coding sequence ATGGGATCCCAACATGAGGCTGTTCTATTGGGATCTATACCCTTAGAGATCCAAGAGATTCCTACTATCCCAGAGGTAGAGGTGATGCAAGTAgatgaggctcccaaggaaacatggataATGCCCATTCTTGTCTATATTCATAAAGGGACACTTCCTGAGGATAAGTTTAAGGCTCGGCGACTCCACTACCAGGTTGCGAGGTATGTGGTGTACGATGAAGTTTTGTACAAGAGAGGCTTCAATCAACCGTTGCTCAGGTGTGTCGATGAAGAAGAGGGAAATTACATCTTAAGGGAGGTACATGAAGGAATTTATGGTAATCAATCGGGGGGTAACTCATTGGCGATGAAAGTTTTACGCCAAGGATACCATTAG